A DNA window from Thalassospiraceae bacterium LMO-JJ14 contains the following coding sequences:
- the glyA gene encoding serine hydroxymethyltransferase: MSNNADADYPSDFHQRFFNQPLSERDPDLFASITDELARQQDQIELIASENIVSRAVMEAQGSIMTNKYAEGYPGRRYYGGCEFVDVAESLAIERAKKLFGCSFVNVQPHSGAQANGAVFMALLKPGDTILGMSLAAGGHLTHGAPPAQSGKWFNAIQYGVRPDDHLVDFDQVEKLAKEHKPKLIICGGSAYPRTLDFKRFREIADSVGALLMVDMAHFAGLVAAGVHPSPLPIADIVTTTTHKTLRGPRGGMILSNNEDIGKKINSAVFPGLQGGPLMHVIAAKAVAFGEALTPEFVSYSKSVAENAKVLAATLLERGFDIVSGGTDTHLMLVDLRPKGVKGNEAEVSLEHATMTCNKNGIPFDPEKPMVTSGIRLGTPAATTRGFGPEEFRQVGNLIGDVLEALAKSNGDNSAAEAVAREEVKALCQRFPIYTDV; encoded by the coding sequence ATGAGCAATAACGCCGACGCCGACTATCCCAGCGATTTCCACCAGCGCTTTTTTAATCAGCCGCTTTCCGAGCGCGACCCGGACCTTTTCGCCTCGATCACCGACGAACTGGCGCGCCAGCAGGACCAGATCGAGCTGATCGCATCCGAAAACATCGTGTCCCGTGCCGTCATGGAAGCGCAGGGCAGCATCATGACCAACAAGTACGCCGAGGGTTATCCCGGACGGCGCTACTACGGCGGTTGTGAATTCGTCGATGTTGCCGAGAGCCTGGCCATCGAACGCGCCAAGAAGCTGTTCGGCTGCTCGTTTGTGAACGTTCAGCCGCATTCCGGCGCACAGGCCAACGGCGCCGTGTTCATGGCGCTGCTCAAGCCGGGCGACACCATCCTCGGCATGTCGCTGGCCGCCGGTGGACACCTGACGCACGGCGCACCGCCGGCGCAGTCGGGCAAGTGGTTTAACGCCATCCAGTACGGCGTGCGCCCCGACGATCATCTGGTCGACTTCGATCAGGTCGAAAAACTGGCCAAGGAACACAAGCCGAAACTGATCATCTGCGGCGGCTCGGCGTATCCGCGGACCCTTGATTTCAAGCGCTTCCGTGAGATCGCGGACAGCGTCGGCGCGCTTTTGATGGTCGATATGGCGCACTTCGCCGGCCTGGTCGCCGCTGGCGTTCATCCGTCGCCGCTGCCGATCGCCGACATCGTCACGACGACGACGCACAAGACGCTGCGCGGACCGCGTGGCGGCATGATCCTGAGCAACAACGAAGACATCGGCAAAAAGATCAATTCCGCCGTGTTCCCGGGGCTGCAGGGCGGGCCGCTGATGCATGTCATCGCTGCCAAGGCGGTGGCCTTCGGCGAAGCGCTGACGCCGGAATTCGTCAGCTATTCCAAATCGGTCGCCGAGAACGCCAAGGTATTGGCGGCGACACTGCTGGAACGCGGGTTCGATATCGTATCGGGCGGCACCGACACGCACCTGATGCTGGTCGATCTTCGGCCCAAGGGCGTGAAGGGCAACGAAGCGGAAGTCAGCCTCGAACACGCCACCATGACCTGCAACAAGAACGGCATCCCGTTCGATCCGGAAAAACCGATGGTGACGTCGGGCATTCGGCTCGGCACGCCGGCGGCAACGACGCGCGGCTTCGGTCCTGAGGAATTCCGCCAGGTCGGCAATCTGATCGGCGACGTGCTTGAGGCGCTGGCCAAATCCAATGGAGACAATTCAGCAGCGGAAGCTGTGGCGCGAGAGGAAGTGAAGGCACTGTGCCAGCGCTTCCCTATTTATACGGACGTCTGA
- a CDS encoding alcohol dehydrogenase catalytic domain-containing protein, which translates to MKMRGAVLYEQGLPRPYNQSNPLKIEMLDLDGPQQNEVLVEIRAAGLCHSDMSTIEGIRARPIPTVLGHEAAGIVREVGPGVTDLKEGDHVVCVFVMSCGACYECTHGMPHLCGASFDSKMKGELVGGGRRLSLNGKPINHAAGISCFAEYAVLDRASLVKLPDDITFEDAALFGCAVITGVGAVTNTAKAQPGQPVAVFGLGGVGLSAVMGAVLAGAEPIVAVDLNEEKMALAKTLGAHFTVNAGEGTERTAQAIKDVTGGGVMHAIELSGTIKGMEAAYASLRSGGTVTVAGLTPADAVFELKPYMLTAKEFKIQGCYMGSCSPPVDMPRFVDYYRDGKLPVDKLRTGELGLEGINEGFENLAAGTAIRQILKPHG; encoded by the coding sequence ATGAAGATGCGCGGCGCCGTACTGTACGAACAGGGCCTTCCCAGGCCCTACAACCAGTCCAACCCGCTGAAGATCGAAATGCTCGATCTGGACGGTCCGCAGCAGAACGAGGTTCTGGTCGAAATCCGCGCCGCCGGCCTGTGTCATTCCGACATGTCGACGATCGAGGGGATCCGCGCACGGCCGATCCCGACAGTGCTCGGCCACGAAGCTGCCGGGATCGTCCGCGAGGTCGGCCCCGGCGTCACCGACCTGAAAGAGGGCGACCACGTGGTTTGTGTCTTCGTCATGAGCTGCGGTGCGTGCTACGAGTGCACGCACGGGATGCCGCATCTCTGCGGCGCCAGCTTCGACAGCAAGATGAAGGGCGAACTGGTCGGCGGCGGCAGGCGTCTCAGCCTCAACGGCAAGCCGATCAACCATGCCGCCGGCATTTCATGCTTTGCCGAATACGCGGTTCTCGATCGCGCCTCATTGGTGAAACTACCGGACGACATCACGTTCGAGGACGCGGCCCTGTTCGGGTGCGCGGTGATCACCGGCGTCGGCGCCGTCACCAACACGGCCAAGGCGCAACCGGGCCAGCCGGTCGCCGTGTTCGGCCTTGGCGGGGTCGGCCTTTCAGCCGTCATGGGCGCGGTGCTGGCGGGGGCGGAGCCGATTGTCGCCGTCGATCTGAACGAAGAGAAAATGGCGCTGGCCAAGACCTTGGGCGCACATTTCACCGTCAATGCCGGCGAAGGAACGGAACGCACGGCGCAGGCGATCAAGGACGTGACTGGCGGCGGCGTGATGCACGCCATCGAGCTTTCCGGCACCATCAAGGGCATGGAAGCCGCTTATGCATCGTTGCGGTCCGGCGGCACCGTTACCGTTGCCGGCCTGACCCCGGCGGATGCCGTGTTCGAGCTGAAGCCCTACATGCTGACGGCCAAGGAATTCAAGATACAAGGCTGCTATATGGGGTCGTGTTCGCCGCCCGTCGACATGCCGCGCTTCGTCGACTACTACCGCGACGGCAAATTGCCGGTCGACAAACTCAGAACCGGCGAACTGGGCCTGGAAGGAATCAACGAAGGGTTCGAGAACCTCGCCGCCGGCACGGCGATCCGACAAATCCTCAAACCGCACGGGTAG
- a CDS encoding DUF1849 family protein, with translation MAANNVPLYLSKGYPGAALLLSAALAFFVCPGDGMATTVLQASKMAFTPHRALYQMELGSTSQGSDVVDARGTMYYRFEPQCDGWDVESRVALSLHYGMIGAAPEVVETAWTFSSFESYDGMDFTYAVDHKRNGLIEEVFAGEAGKDSAGGGASFSDEEFTAVDLPPGTLFPAEHLIRLLKHARLGDGPFRQVVFDGANTDNPYEVNAIVIGPVTDGQVAVANNRQTAKKPHNPLLVGASSALPGAAGTNTSKNIWRVRMAYFPFHGHSDIPEFELEVDYREDGIAERMIQDFGDFTLTLTPSRIEVLPRAECN, from the coding sequence ATGGCCGCAAATAACGTACCGCTGTATTTGTCAAAGGGGTATCCGGGCGCCGCGCTGTTGTTGTCAGCGGCGCTGGCCTTTTTCGTATGTCCCGGTGACGGCATGGCGACAACGGTCCTGCAGGCCTCGAAAATGGCCTTCACACCGCACCGCGCGCTGTATCAGATGGAATTGGGCTCAACGTCACAGGGGTCCGATGTGGTGGATGCCCGCGGCACCATGTATTATCGCTTCGAGCCGCAGTGCGATGGCTGGGATGTTGAATCCCGCGTTGCCCTCAGCCTTCATTACGGAATGATTGGCGCTGCCCCCGAAGTGGTCGAGACCGCGTGGACGTTTTCCAGCTTTGAAAGTTACGACGGCATGGATTTTACGTATGCCGTGGATCACAAACGCAACGGCCTGATCGAAGAAGTCTTTGCCGGTGAAGCCGGCAAGGACAGTGCAGGCGGCGGGGCATCCTTCAGCGACGAAGAATTCACCGCCGTCGATCTGCCGCCCGGCACGCTGTTCCCGGCCGAACATTTGATTCGTCTGCTGAAACATGCACGGTTGGGTGACGGTCCCTTCAGGCAGGTTGTGTTCGATGGCGCGAATACAGATAACCCATATGAAGTTAATGCCATCGTCATCGGTCCGGTGACGGACGGTCAGGTTGCCGTCGCCAATAACCGGCAGACGGCGAAAAAACCACACAACCCTCTTCTGGTCGGGGCTTCGTCAGCCCTGCCCGGCGCTGCCGGCACAAATACCAGCAAAAATATCTGGCGTGTGCGCATGGCCTATTTCCCGTTTCACGGACACAGCGATATTCCGGAGTTCGAGCTGGAAGTCGATTACCGCGAAGACGGCATCGCCGAGCGCATGATACAGGATTTCGGCGATTTCACGCTCACCCTCACCCCCAGCCGGATCGAAGTTCTGCCGCGCGCGGAATGCAATTAA
- the rpiB gene encoding ribose 5-phosphate isomerase B, with the protein MAGQTVAIACDHAGFTLKSLLKADLEADGYTVLDLGTNGPESVDYPDFGFALADAIAAGKAEKGVLVCGSGIGISIAANRNPAVRAAVVTNSLTARLARQHNDANVVCFGERLVGSEVARDAMRVFLETEFEGGRHARRVDKLASPQT; encoded by the coding sequence ATGGCTGGACAAACAGTAGCAATTGCCTGTGATCACGCCGGATTCACGCTGAAATCTCTGCTCAAGGCCGACCTCGAAGCCGATGGCTATACGGTGCTGGATCTCGGCACCAATGGCCCGGAAAGTGTCGATTACCCTGATTTCGGGTTTGCCCTGGCCGATGCCATCGCAGCGGGCAAAGCGGAAAAAGGCGTCCTCGTCTGCGGTTCGGGGATCGGCATATCCATCGCCGCCAACCGCAATCCGGCCGTTCGCGCCGCCGTCGTGACCAATTCACTGACAGCCAGGCTGGCGCGCCAGCACAACGATGCCAACGTCGTCTGTTTCGGAGAACGATTGGTCGGTTCCGAAGTGGCGCGCGACGCGATGAGAGTATTTCTTGAAACCGAATTCGAGGGGGGACGTCACGCCAGACGCGTCGACAAGCTCGCCTCGCCGCAAACCTGA
- a CDS encoding transcription antitermination factor NusB — MMTKSYDPRPAATRLAAVQAVYELDMIKGPVDEVLASFAAERWKTADEDNVEELARPKPELLKELVQGTMTRLDEIETALQPAMTKNRAVDGMESVMKAILRTATYELLARTNVPARTVIGAYTGLADAFFDEDSQQVKLVAGILNTVARNLRTEEFTPPGETA; from the coding sequence ATGATGACTAAATCCTATGACCCGCGACCGGCTGCGACCCGGCTGGCCGCGGTCCAGGCCGTATATGAACTGGACATGATCAAGGGCCCGGTGGACGAGGTTCTTGCTTCGTTCGCCGCCGAACGCTGGAAAACGGCGGATGAGGATAACGTCGAGGAACTGGCACGACCGAAGCCGGAGTTACTTAAAGAACTGGTTCAGGGCACGATGACCCGGCTTGATGAGATCGAAACCGCCCTGCAGCCGGCCATGACCAAGAACCGGGCCGTCGACGGCATGGAAAGTGTCATGAAGGCGATCCTGCGCACCGCGACCTATGAACTTCTGGCCAGAACGAATGTACCGGCACGCACCGTCATCGGCGCCTATACAGGACTTGCTGACGCTTTCTTCGATGAAGACAGCCAACAGGTGAAACTCGTTGCCGGAATCCTCAATACCGTCGCCAGAAACCTGCGCACAGAAGAATTCACGCCTCCCGGCGAAACAGCCTGA
- the ribD gene encoding bifunctional diaminohydroxyphosphoribosylaminopyrimidine deaminase/5-amino-6-(5-phosphoribosylamino)uracil reductase RibD, translating into MLNKSVTETTTKPGFSLIDRGHMRRALGLARRGLGRVAPNPAVGCVLVRPDLGSSKDGRIVGVGWTQPGGRPHAETEAIQQAGDLGNGAHAYVTLEPCNHQGQTGPCSEALIDAGVAAVTIAVEDPDPRVSGSGIQRLQDAGIDVRTGLCADEAHRLNAGFISRVTQNRPWVTMKTATTLDGAIASRTGKSQWITGPEARARGHLLRAENDAILSGIGTVREDDPELTCRLPGMLNRSPVRVIVDPRLEIDIAAKLFDSIETAPLWLLAGTGADPERATLLRGAGARIIDLAPLTGGRISPQVILEALAGHGITRVLLEAGSALSASFIDAALVDEIAWFRAASIMGGDGMPAIAPMAVNSPESAPKFRHISTLDLDGDVLERYLRLGKEE; encoded by the coding sequence TTGTTGAACAAATCGGTGACGGAAACGACGACTAAACCAGGCTTCTCTCTGATCGACCGGGGGCATATGCGCCGGGCGCTCGGGCTGGCGCGCCGGGGGCTGGGCCGTGTCGCACCGAACCCGGCGGTGGGGTGCGTCCTTGTACGCCCGGATCTCGGATCATCAAAAGACGGTCGCATTGTCGGCGTCGGCTGGACCCAACCCGGCGGGCGGCCGCATGCGGAAACCGAGGCCATTCAACAAGCCGGTGATCTTGGAAATGGCGCGCATGCCTATGTGACGCTGGAACCGTGCAACCATCAGGGACAGACCGGCCCCTGCAGCGAAGCGCTCATTGATGCAGGTGTTGCGGCTGTTACCATCGCCGTCGAGGATCCGGACCCGCGCGTCTCGGGCAGCGGTATTCAGCGTCTACAGGATGCCGGGATCGATGTGCGGACAGGGCTTTGCGCCGACGAGGCCCACCGCCTCAACGCCGGCTTTATCAGCCGCGTGACGCAAAATCGCCCCTGGGTCACGATGAAGACCGCGACCACGCTGGATGGCGCCATCGCGTCGCGAACCGGTAAAAGCCAATGGATCACGGGCCCCGAAGCCCGGGCGCGCGGACATCTGCTACGCGCCGAAAACGATGCCATCCTGAGCGGGATCGGTACGGTGCGCGAGGACGATCCCGAGCTGACCTGCCGCTTACCCGGCATGCTCAATCGCTCGCCGGTCCGCGTCATCGTCGATCCGCGTCTTGAAATCGATATCGCGGCAAAGCTGTTCGACAGCATTGAAACGGCGCCCCTGTGGCTGCTTGCCGGGACCGGCGCCGATCCTGAACGCGCAACGCTGCTCAGGGGGGCGGGGGCCAGGATCATCGATTTGGCACCGCTGACGGGCGGGCGGATATCGCCGCAGGTCATTCTCGAAGCGCTGGCCGGGCACGGCATCACACGTGTCCTGCTGGAAGCCGGGAGCGCGCTCAGTGCATCCTTCATCGACGCCGCGCTGGTCGATGAAATCGCCTGGTTCCGCGCCGCCAGCATCATGGGCGGCGACGGCATGCCGGCGATTGCGCCGATGGCCGTCAACAGCCCGGAAAGTGCACCTAAATTCCGGCACATATCGACATTGGACCTTGATGGAGACGTGCTGGAGCGCTACCTCCGCCTTGGAAAAGAGGAATAG
- a CDS encoding riboflavin synthase, with protein sequence MFTGIITDIGTVKAVTRAGDTRFDIATRYDMESVDIGASIACSGACLTVIEKGPGWFAVQASGETLDKTTAGDWLEGTPLNLERALKVGDELGGHIVSGHVDGVAEVTATEAVGDSLKIDFKAPDSLARYIAQKGSVTIDGVSLTVNDVDGPVFSVNIIAHTQTETTLGKLKAGHRVNLEIDVLARYVARLNDMNG encoded by the coding sequence ATGTTCACAGGAATCATCACCGACATCGGGACCGTAAAGGCAGTTACCCGGGCAGGCGACACACGCTTCGACATCGCCACGCGCTATGACATGGAGAGCGTCGATATCGGTGCCTCGATCGCGTGTTCCGGCGCCTGTCTGACGGTTATCGAAAAAGGGCCGGGCTGGTTTGCCGTCCAGGCTTCGGGCGAAACCCTCGACAAGACCACCGCCGGCGACTGGCTCGAAGGTACACCGCTAAATCTGGAACGCGCACTCAAGGTCGGCGACGAGCTTGGCGGACATATCGTCAGCGGTCACGTTGACGGCGTTGCCGAAGTCACCGCCACCGAAGCCGTCGGCGACTCCCTGAAGATCGATTTCAAGGCTCCGGACAGTCTCGCCAGGTATATTGCGCAGAAAGGATCCGTTACCATCGACGGCGTGTCACTGACGGTAAATGACGTCGATGGCCCGGTCTTTTCCGTAAATATCATCGCCCACACGCAAACCGAGACAACCCTAGGGAAACTAAAAGCCGGGCATCGTGTAAATCTGGAAATAGACGTGCTCGCGCGTTATGTTGCCCGCCTCAACGACATGAATGGATAA
- the ribB gene encoding 3,4-dihydroxy-2-butanone-4-phosphate synthase — MVSKQQVARATADPENFLSPIEDIIEDARNGRMFIMVDDEERENEGDLVIPAQMATPDVINFMAKYGRGLICLALTPNRVRELELPAMSRRNGSRHQTAFTVSIEAKEGVTTGISASDRARTIAVAIDPTKAAQDIASPGHVFPLEARDGGSLVRAGHTEAAVDVSRLAGLNPSGVICEIMNEDGTMSRLPDLITFAQFHGLKIGTIADLIAYRLRHDRVVEKTAEMDFKSRFGGEWKMCVYVNKVAYAEHIALVKGDVQTGEPIMVRMHALNVLDDVLGDAASGKSGELQQSMRMIEAEGRGIVVLIREPYPRSLSDRVRARLGEPAEGQKELRDYGVGAQILLDLGAQDLILLSNTKRTIVSIDGYDLNVIEQRPIPPVGE; from the coding sequence ATCGTCTCGAAACAGCAGGTCGCCCGCGCCACTGCGGACCCCGAGAACTTCCTGTCACCCATCGAGGACATCATCGAAGACGCGCGGAACGGCCGCATGTTCATCATGGTCGATGACGAGGAACGTGAAAACGAAGGCGATCTGGTCATACCGGCGCAGATGGCGACACCGGACGTCATCAACTTCATGGCCAAGTACGGTCGCGGCCTGATCTGTCTGGCACTGACGCCAAATCGTGTCCGGGAACTGGAACTGCCGGCCATGTCCCGGCGCAACGGCTCGCGCCACCAGACCGCGTTCACGGTATCCATCGAAGCAAAGGAAGGGGTCACGACCGGCATTTCGGCATCGGACCGCGCGCGCACCATTGCCGTCGCCATCGACCCCACCAAGGCCGCGCAGGATATTGCATCCCCGGGGCACGTATTTCCGCTTGAAGCCCGCGACGGCGGATCATTGGTCCGTGCCGGTCATACAGAAGCAGCCGTGGATGTATCGCGGCTCGCCGGGTTGAACCCGTCGGGCGTGATCTGCGAAATCATGAACGAAGACGGCACCATGTCCCGGCTGCCCGACCTGATCACTTTCGCGCAGTTTCACGGCCTCAAGATCGGCACCATTGCCGATCTGATTGCCTACCGGCTGCGCCACGACCGGGTCGTCGAGAAAACCGCGGAAATGGATTTCAAAAGCCGTTTCGGCGGCGAGTGGAAAATGTGCGTCTATGTCAACAAGGTCGCCTATGCCGAGCATATCGCCCTGGTCAAAGGCGATGTCCAGACCGGCGAGCCGATCATGGTGCGTATGCATGCGCTGAATGTCCTCGACGATGTTCTTGGCGATGCCGCCAGCGGCAAAAGCGGCGAGCTGCAGCAGTCCATGCGTATGATCGAAGCCGAAGGCCGGGGCATCGTCGTGCTGATCCGCGAGCCATATCCCCGGTCCCTGTCTGACCGTGTCCGTGCCCGCTTGGGCGAACCGGCGGAAGGGCAGAAGGAACTCCGCGATTATGGCGTCGGCGCACAAATCCTCCTCGATCTGGGGGCACAGGACCTGATCCTGCTTTCGAACACGAAGCGCACGATCGTCAGCATTGACGGTTACGACCTCAATGTTATCGAGCAAAGACCCATTCCGCCTGTCGGAGAATAA
- the thiL gene encoding thiamine-phosphate kinase: protein MTDEFDIIHRFFAPLTRGNANALGLTDDAARLPPRAGFEHIITTDAIVAGVHFLEDETPANVAARLCASNLSDLAAMGAAPVGFTLAAAWTKGTEESYIEAFAAGIGEWVDEYDFPLLGGDTVSTPGPMMFSLTAIGEVEAGRALKRSGARPGDTVYVSGTIGDGGLGLLAAKGELQGLGKEHNAFLSGRFRRPTPRISLGRSLTGVASACIDISDGLVQDLGHICQTSGVSMRIEASAVPLSDAALAALQTDSNLLDLILSGGDDYELAFTTDKTPHHADTELTAIGVVTADVESKGMDGVSLIDTDGNPLDVARGGYNHFAE, encoded by the coding sequence ATGACTGACGAATTCGACATCATTCATCGCTTCTTTGCGCCGTTAACGCGCGGAAACGCAAACGCACTCGGCCTGACGGACGATGCCGCCCGGCTGCCGCCGCGTGCCGGTTTCGAGCACATCATCACCACGGATGCCATCGTCGCCGGGGTGCATTTTCTGGAAGACGAAACCCCCGCCAACGTTGCCGCCAGACTTTGTGCCAGCAACCTGTCCGATCTCGCCGCCATGGGAGCCGCGCCGGTCGGTTTCACACTGGCCGCCGCATGGACCAAGGGAACCGAAGAATCATATATCGAGGCATTCGCCGCCGGTATCGGTGAATGGGTCGATGAATACGATTTTCCGCTTCTTGGTGGCGATACGGTATCGACGCCTGGTCCAATGATGTTTTCACTGACGGCCATCGGTGAAGTCGAGGCGGGCAGGGCGCTCAAACGCAGTGGCGCCAGACCCGGCGATACCGTCTATGTGAGCGGCACGATTGGCGATGGCGGCCTCGGATTACTGGCGGCGAAAGGTGAACTCCAGGGGCTCGGCAAAGAACACAACGCGTTTCTGAGCGGGCGCTTTCGCCGACCGACGCCGCGTATATCTTTGGGGCGGTCGCTCACCGGGGTGGCCAGTGCGTGTATCGATATCTCGGACGGGCTGGTACAGGACCTGGGCCACATCTGCCAAACTTCCGGCGTGTCGATGCGGATCGAGGCGTCGGCGGTGCCGTTGTCGGACGCGGCGCTGGCGGCGCTGCAAACGGACAGCAACCTGCTGGACCTTATCCTTTCGGGCGGGGACGACTATGAACTCGCATTCACTACCGATAAGACACCGCATCACGCAGACACGGAGCTGACGGCGATTGGCGTTGTTACGGCTGATGTTGAGTCGAAAGGCATGGATGGCGTCAGTCTCATCGATACCGACGGAAATCCGTTGGATGTGGCGCGTGGCGGGTACAATCATTTTGCGGAGTAA
- the nrdR gene encoding transcriptional regulator NrdR, with amino-acid sequence MRCPFCGNDDSQVKDSRPTDDNAAIRRRRFCPACGARWTTFERVQLRELTVVKKDGEKSPFDRDKLARSLSIALRKRPVPEDRIDRIVNSIQRRLETLGESEIPTKVVGEMVMENLRELDQVAYVRFASVYRNFREAKDFEEFVEQIGDGNDD; translated from the coding sequence ATGCGGTGCCCGTTTTGCGGAAATGACGACTCTCAGGTCAAGGATTCACGCCCGACCGACGATAATGCGGCGATCCGCCGCCGGCGTTTCTGTCCCGCCTGCGGGGCGCGCTGGACGACGTTCGAGCGGGTGCAGCTCCGCGAATTGACCGTGGTCAAGAAAGACGGCGAGAAGTCGCCGTTCGACCGGGACAAACTGGCGCGCTCGCTGTCGATCGCACTGCGCAAGCGCCCGGTGCCGGAAGACCGCATCGATCGCATCGTCAACTCGATTCAGCGCCGTCTTGAGACTCTGGGCGAGTCCGAAATTCCGACCAAGGTGGTCGGCGAAATGGTCATGGAAAACCTGCGCGAGCTAGATCAGGTCGCCTATGTCCGCTTTGCTTCCGTTTACAGAAACTTCCGCGAAGCCAAGGACTTCGAGGAATTTGTTGAACAAATCGGTGACGGAAACGACGACTAA
- the ribH gene encoding 6,7-dimethyl-8-ribityllumazine synthase, translated as MTTHANANTILVIEARYYEKITDDMVLGAEPVFAEAGFEIERIPVTGVFEVPAACEMAIKAGIKDPHLKYAGIMALGCVIRGETDHYDHICREASRALMDITMNHLFPLGFAILTCENMQQAEVRADPAQKNKGAEAAKAVLRMIELRRHFRGRDDD; from the coding sequence ATGACAACACACGCGAACGCGAACACGATCCTTGTGATCGAAGCCCGCTACTATGAGAAAATCACCGATGATATGGTCCTCGGTGCGGAACCTGTCTTTGCAGAAGCAGGCTTTGAGATCGAACGCATTCCCGTTACCGGGGTCTTCGAGGTCCCGGCGGCATGCGAAATGGCGATCAAGGCCGGTATCAAGGACCCGCACCTCAAGTATGCCGGGATCATGGCCCTCGGCTGCGTCATTCGCGGCGAGACGGACCATTACGATCATATCTGCCGCGAGGCCAGCCGCGCGCTCATGGATATCACCATGAACCATCTGTTTCCGCTCGGCTTTGCGATCCTGACCTGCGAGAACATGCAGCAGGCCGAGGTCCGCGCCGACCCCGCACAAAAGAACAAGGGCGCGGAAGCCGCCAAGGCCGTGCTGCGAATGATTGAATTGCGCCGCCATTTCCGGGGGCGCGATGATGACTAA